AGGAAATAGAGTAAACGTTAAATTCaagggtgtatcggctggagttCCGATTATCCCTCAAataggcgtatcggcaagctttgccaatACAATACACGACAAAAGAATATTTAAATGCAAGCGTGTAATAAATGAGTGTGTCGGCAGGTtcagccgatgcactagacGCCAAAACCGGCTTTGAGTAGCCGATTATGGGTGTGTAACagaatctaagctacgaatgtgtaactcagatgatgtaaactaaaaacatatctaaactggctcttgagataataaaagtgttactgcaaaatctaaatctaaagccgatctaatatgtttttaggtgtgataatggccaaaaagcgtaggaaaacctacaaatctagccgatatcaataattggtgaataaatctagacgagacgacagtgGTACGCCcgaaagtcaaagcctagataaactcgataattttttaatagatctgaacgaagccacagcgatgcgcccggaagctaaagctcagatttactcggtaaatgaaaacttaccagcagatcaagtcgctcgaatgtgatgcgtccttgatcaactcgaaagaactcgccgaaaagaaaagaaaagtggcgaagtcgccgaaaagaaAATTGCAGGTAAAAGGTAGAGTTTGTTTGTTGATCGTGTGATAAACCTTTTATAGAATGAacagggtacatatttatagcctagaaaGCCTAGCCGGTTATGGCACACAAAACTTGCTAAAGAAAAAATATCTAAACAAACTAATATTACAATACATGGATTCTAATTTCCTTTCTACAGAATCCTCCTTGATTAAGCTTCTTCCGTCTCGCACGTGGAAAGGCCGATATGCATGCGGAATCAACCCTAAACTCCATTAAGGCCTCGTTTGGATAGACGTGGTTTGGGGTGGATCGGAGCCCAAACCCCGTCTCCTGTGGATTGAAGCCCACGTCGGGGCGAGCTCCCCTGTTGGGCCAAAATTTACATTTGGCAAGACGCGGGTCAGCGTGGATTATAGCCCAATACCCGTCGACCCACGGGGGAGACAAAAATCTCCACCTGACCCGTGGTGTGGAAACCCTATCGCTTCTTCGCGTCCTCAAGCGCTGCCTCGTCGCCGCCTTCCACGCGACGCGCTACGCCGCCTCGCCCTTCGCCCTTcgcagcgccgcctcctccacacCCCTTGCAACTCCGGCGGCTCTCGTCGTCCGCACCCTCGGCGTCTCCCTCGAGTTCACGTATCCACTCCGGTAGCCCCTCATCGATCCCACGGTTTCCCGTGAGCCTGTCCCTCCTTGCTTGCGTCCCCTCTTCTCTCAGTTCGTATTGCACTTCTTCTCTGTTTCGATTTGAACTTCCTCTTCTCTGATGTACAGATCTTGAATCTTGGAGGCAACCTCTACGCCAAGCTCCTGATTGGTGACCACTTCTCCATCGCAGTAGGAAAAGGTGCGAGATGCATGCTGTGATCGTGTGGTAATCTTAGATTCTTTTTTGAGCAGCTTGTGGAATTGTTGGCAAAGAGACATTAATACGTCAAGTCTGATAATTAGGCACTTCTAGATGATAGAATGTTGTGTTTCGTATGCTATGGGATAGTAACCGGCTACCTGCGTTGAATTGAGTCGTAGTATATCACTTTCCTCACATAACATTGTCTGGTGCACATGCAAAGGGTACTAAGATGCCCTTGGAAAGGAATCTGGGCTTTTGAAATATCTGAATTTGCTAGGCTTTACTGTTCTTAATCACTTGAAGTCATGAAACGGTTGCTTGCAGCATATTGAACCAATACACTTAGACGCTTAGCAGAGTATTTAACAATTCATTAGATACCCATTCTCCCCCGATGGAGAATTGCTCTAGTGTAGTGGACACTAGACACATAATCTACTTGAGTACGTGGCTACCTACCACTTCGCCTTGCAAGTTTTTTTCCTTTACTGTAGTAATATTTTGCGACACTGGTAGTTCAGTGAGCTAGTAGTATATACTTAGGTGTTTTGCTTGTTTGCAGACTAAACCATTGTAGATATTTATCGTAGCATATCATTGTTTATGAATTAGCTTCTCTATTAACTGATTCTGTAGCTGAATTACTTCCTGGTGCATATGCTAGCATAGTTTTGTCACTTTTCTGAAGGATAGGACTCTGTTTTAATAGTTACGGTGTTGTTTCTTCATACATGTAGAATATTTGAAGGTTTAGAAAAATGAATTCGAGGGTGGACAATCTAGTTAGGAGGAGGGTGGAAGATGTGGATGAGATTATGCTATTTATATTACCTGCAGTGTACCTTTTAAGTAGCAATGGAGGAAGGAAAAAGAGACCTAGGCATACATCTAAGCTGTCTGGCAAAGAGAAACTAAAAGAAATCTTAGAGGGACATCCAAAGAACTGTTGTGTTGCATTCCGCATGGAGCCAATTGTCTTTAGAGAGATTGCGGACTTTCTCAAAAGAGAGCATCTGTTACGTGACACAAGGGGTGTGAGAGTGGATGAGAGATTAGGATTCTTCCTATTTATGCTGTCTCATAATGCTAGCTATGAGGATCTGCAATATGAATTTAAGCATAGTGGTGAGACCATCCATCGCCATATTAAGGCAGTTTTCAATATAATCCCAGCTCTCACCTATAGATTTGTGAAGCCTGCTATTGGAACTGGTACACACTGGAAGATTAGTACAGATCCTCGGTTCTTTCCCTACTTCGAGAACTGCCTAGGAGCCATTGATGGTACTCATATTCCTATTACCATCGGTGAAGAAAAGCAAGCTCCCTATAGGAACCGCAAGGGTACATTGAGCCAGAACGTGATGCTAGCATGTGATTTTGACCTGAACTTCACTTTTATATCATCTGGTTGGGAGGGCTCTGCTACAGATGCTAGGGTTCTGAGGTCTGCATTACTTAGAGGATTTCATGTTCCTGAGGGCAAATATTATCTTGTTGATGGTGGATATGCTAACACACCATCTTTCCTTGCACCCTATCGTGGCGTCCGTTACCACTTAAAGGAGTTTGGCCATGGTCATCATCGGCCAAGCAATTATAAGGAGCTATTCAATCATCGCCATGCATTGCTGCGGAATCACATAGAGAGAGCAATCGGTGTTTTGAAGAAGCGCTTCCCTATCTTAAAAATTGGCACACATCACCCAATTAAGAACCAAGTGAAgataccagcagcagcagtgataTTTCACAATCTTATACGGATGTATAATGGGGATGAGGGTTGGTTGGATCATCAACCGGATAACATACCACCAGAAGATTTTGTTGATCTTCCTGAAGGTGACGATCACTATAACAATGATGTGATGTCACTTACTAGTCAAATAGATAATGGGAATTATCTTAGGGATATGATTGCAATGAATATGTGGAATGACTACAGTCACAACCagtcttgattttttttataatgtaaGTTTATTCTTTTATGGAAGGAATGCGTTACCTATTATGTTTGTGTTATCTATGCTCATGACGGTTGTGATAATTCATCACAGATTGCTTTTTGGTGATGTATGCAAGAGGTTCGCCAAAGTTCAACATGATGCAAGCTACATTTAAGCAAAGGAAGTTGTCACCAAGAGGTGGTGGTGTACATAAGAGAGCATCACCTAAAGCAACACAGCAAGGTATGTGATAAGTCCAGACAATTTACATTAATCAGATTTCAATTTTGCCACTCTAAATTTGCACatcttaatttaatttaattatctGCAGTGGTTCGCAAAAGAGCAAATTGGAATCTAGGACTTGAAAAGGGTTTGGTTGAACTTCTACACTACCACAACAATGATTGTTACAGAAGTCAGAATGGATGGTCCTCAGAGGAATGGAATAGAATTGTAAAAATGTTTCAAGAAAGGTTTACACATTTTCTTTCTCGAGGTTGCAAATTCAAGAGAAAGAGAAGGAACTGAAGAGGGATTACAAC
This portion of the Panicum virgatum strain AP13 chromosome 2N, P.virgatum_v5, whole genome shotgun sequence genome encodes:
- the LOC120662533 gene encoding protein ALP1-like encodes the protein MNSRVDNLVRRRVEDVDEIMLFILPAVYLLSSNGGRKKRPRHTSKLSGKEKLKEILEGHPKNCCVAFRMEPIVFREIADFLKREHLLRDTRGVRVDERLGFFLFMLSHNASYEDLQYEFKHSGETIHRHIKAVFNIIPALTYRFVKPAIGTGTHWKISTDPRFFPYFENCLGAIDGTHIPITIGEEKQAPYRNRKGTLSQNVMLACDFDLNFTFISSGWEGSATDARVLRSALLRGFHVPEGKYYLVDGGYANTPSFLAPYRGVRYHLKEFGHGHHRPSNYKELFNHRHALLRNHIERAIGVLKKRFPILKIGTHHPIKNQVKIPAAAVIFHNLIRMYNGDEGWLDHQPDNIPPEDFVDLPEGDDHYNNDVMSLTSQIDNGNYLRDMIAMNMWNDYSHNQS